The Salvelinus alpinus chromosome 10, SLU_Salpinus.1, whole genome shotgun sequence genome includes the window tctctactgtctataactcTATTATCATGACTAAATCAagtctctactgtctataactatattaccatgactatatcaagtctatactgtctataagtttgttaccatgactatatcaagtctctactgtctataactatattaccatgactatatcaagtctctactgtctataactcTATTATCATGACTATATCAagtctctactgtctataactctattaccatgactatatcaagtctatactgtctataagtttgttaccatgactatatcaagtctttactgtctataactatgttaccatgactatatcaagtCTTTACTGTCTATAACTATATTACCATGACCATATCAagtctctactgtctataactctttaccatgactatatcaagtCTTTACTGTCTATAACTCtattaccatgactatatcaagtCTTTACTGTCTATAACTATATTACCATGACCATATCAAGTCTCTACTGTCTATAAGTCTATTACCATGACTCAATCGAGTCTCTACAGagtctctactgtctataactcTATTACCATGACtcgatcaaatcaaactttatttgtcacatgcgccgaatacaacaagtgtagaccttaccgtgaaatgcttacttacaagcccttaaccaacagtgcagttcaagaaagagttaagaaaatatttaccaaataaactaacgtaaaaaagaataaaaaagtaacacaataaaataacaataacgaggctatatacagggggtgccagTACCAGTCAATGttggggggtacaggttagttgaggtaatttgtacatgtaggtatgggtgaagtgactatgcatagataataaacagcgagtagcagcagtgtaaaaaagaaatagaggggggggggggtcaatgtaaataatccggtggccatttgattattgttcagcagtcttatggctgagggtagaagctgttaaggagccttttggtcctagacttggcattccggtaccagtgcagctgtagaacttttagaggatctggggacccatgccaaatcttttcagtctcgtaagggggaaaaggtgttgtcgtgcactcttcacaactgtcttggtgtgtttggaccatgatagtttgttggtgatgtggacaccaaggaactctcgacccgctccactacagcctcgtcgatgttaatgggggtctGTTCAgaccgccttttcctgtagtccacgataagctcctttgtcttgctcacattgacggAGAGGTTGGTAATAGAGTTATAGATAATAAGGTTATAGAGTTATAGACAGTATTACCATGACTATCAAGTCTCTACTGAGTTTCCTTTGTCTATAACTATATTACCATGACTCTATTGAGTCTCTATTGTCTATAACTCTATTCCCAAGACTCTATTGATTCTGTACTGAGTCCTTGCTGTCTATAACTCTGTTACCAGGACTCTATCGAGTCTCTACTGTCTTTAACTCTATTACCACGAGTCTTTACTGTCTATAACTGTGTTTCCAGGACTCTATTGAGTCTCTACTCTCTACAACTATATTACCATGACTATTGAGTCTCTACTGAATGTCTACTGTTGCACAGGTCTTGTCCTGGATGAATTCAGCTCTGACTCAGGGCCTGTGAGAGAGGGCAGTTAATCTGATAATGACATTATCCCTGTGACTCTGAGTCTGTCTTAATCTCTATCCCTCTCGacctcttctccccccccccccctctccaaccctctctcagTCACTCCCTATAGTCCGTACTGGGTGCTGAGTACTGACTATGTGAGTGGAGCGGTGGTGTACAGCTGTACTGACGTGTTGAGGATTTTCCATGTCGACTACGCCTGGATCCTGGGACGTTCCCGCTTCTTGCCTGCAGAGGAAGTAGAGTACGCCAGGCAGCTGCTGGCTAAAGAAAACATTGACACCTTCAAGATGAGTGTTACTGACCAAACGGGCTGCGACTAGATGGAGGTTTAGAGGTCAGCGGTTAGGGTTGTAGGGTTAAAGGTTTATTTATGTGTCCACTTCCCTTGTCTTAACGCCGTAGACACTTCTCCCCTACTCCCAATGCTCTATCCACATGTCATTTAGCCCTACCTCTATagttacagacagaaatacaacTATCAAATACTAGACCTAGTATCCACCTCTCGTGTCTAATTAatcaataaggcacgagggggtgtggtatatttgcACGACGCATCCGGAGTGCCTGGACagagcccttagccgtggtatattggccatataccacaaaccccagaggtgccttattgctattataaactggttaccaacgtaattagagcagtaaaaataataataccCATGGTATACACAATTATAATAGATTATATGCACTGACAGTTGGTCTTATAATCTTACAATCCAACATATCACTACCTACCATCTCATTTAGACtatatgtattttatatttgaaacgTTATGGTCTGTAGTTGGAGATCTGTTAGTTTATAAGGTAATTTGATTGATTAAATGTCTAGCTATGTAATGATGGTGATAGTTTCTTCATGGGATGAATAGAATGCTGACAGTATGAGTCAATTATCTGGCTTCAAATTGAATCCATGCGGTTTCTGTATATTAGGAATTAAAGTTTTGTTTTGAAGTCAAACTGATGACTGTCTTTTCTCCTGCAACAGTGGTTAGATTGCGATTGGGACAAGTGATCTCTGCTGTCACCTCCTGAGTGTCTAGTCAAACAGCAAGTACTGATGTGGCCACTATAAAGCAGGGGTATCAAACCATTGACAGTGGAAGAATAGTAAAAAATCctcaggcaaacacacacataatttTTTTTGCTATATGTGGGCAATGGGCAGGGGTGCTTGCATGTGGCTGtgacaagggtgtgtgtgtgtgtgtgtgtgtgtgtgtgtgtgtgtgtgtgtgtgtgtgtgtgtgtgtgtgtgtgtgtgtgtgtgtgtgtgtgtgtgtgtgtgtgtgtgtgtgtgtgtgtgtgtgtgtgtgtgtgtgtgtgtgtgtgtgtgtgtgtcttggggggGACACGTGATCTTACATCAGGATCCTGTTCCCTCATTTCTGCCGTGAGCTTTAGACTCCTCTGGACCCGAGACAGACAGCACCTCTGGCAAGACACACACAGGTAAAAATAACCAGACTCTTCTCATCACAACCAGGTGCACAGACGTTTGAATGTGTTGAATATATTAGTGTTATTGTTTTGATTCTGATGGAGAGTGAGTATTTTGTAAAGTTTTGAGTTAGTAGTTTAGAGTGTAGTTTAGGGTGTTTATCAGTGAACTCTGTGCTATGAGTCTAATATGTATGTTTATTCTACTAGTAGCTTATTCTGTGTTCGTGTTTTCAGAAGTCAGGATGAAGTTGCTGGTTCAGCTTAGaattctcttcctctgtctcattGCCTGTAAACTCACTGGtgagtctctcctcctccattacAGTCTCTTTCTCAGCAGTGTTTTATTACTAAGTCTTACTAATCATCAGCAGCCTCTGGGATACCCTCCGTTATCTTACCTTCTGCTTGCTCTTCGTGGGGTTAGGCCGGGTTTGATGTTAAGCATTTTACGTCAAATCAATTAGTAAATAGTGCTGTATGTGTAATCCATGTTAAAGTGGCATAATAAGTACTCAGTATTGACGATAACTGACTCAGATGGCAGATAACTATGACTAACTGTTCTATTCAGTAAGGACACATTGCTGCATCCATAAGGCGAGGTCTGTTTTGAATGCTGCATGTGTACAAAGagcactgtgtgtttgtgtgtgtgtgtgtgtgtctgtgtgtaaaccCAGTGAGGAATAATATTTGAGGATGAAGGAACTTTCTTCGGGTATCCCAGAGTCCTCAGAGGAGGACTCTCATTTTTCCGGACTCTCAATCGAGTCTTTGTGAATGGAATACTTGGAACGCTTCAGAATGCTAAACTCCATCTcccatctctcactctccctcttacAGATGCCAGAGCCTTCACCCCTAAAGGAGGtaaaatagacacacacacacacacacacacacacacacacacacacacacacacacacacacacacacacacacacacacacacacacacacacacacacacacacacacacacacacagacctctacATACACACAGACCTTCTGTAACATGTACTGATAGGATCTACATGATTCTTATATTATGTAGACTTCCTTGGGGTTGTCAGTCAGTGAGTGTTGTGatttgtttctgtctgtgtgtttgtagttCCATACGATGAGCCCCCGGCAGTCCTCTACTGGCCCTACACCACCTCAGACTTCTGGCACTACGTAGAGTACTTCTGGTCTATTGGAGCCTACAAGCACATCAACGAAATGGCCCGGGCCTTCTATGCTCATCAACACTTGGGAGACACACTGGGATATGAGACCAATGAGGGACACGAACactaagaagagagaggagacggagagagggggggtacggtagagggagaatagagaggagagatggtggggagagggtcaggaagggagaagagagggggagaatgaggagaggggatggaCGGAGAGAAAGAGGCCCCATAAGGTTATGTAATATTGTATATTGAAATGCATTTAATAAATATGAGGTTATATAAGCAAATGTATTTTAACATATCATGAAATATATGAATGCGTCTCACACACCTGAAAAAACACATGAATTCCAACGGCTATGATATAAAACGTTACTTAAATGTAATGTGCAATATCAATGAAATTTGATCTCATTGTCATAATTTACCATATTTGATGGGGATACTTGCAAGGAttgaaatgtaatgatattttgTATGAGGAATTTTTACAAAGATAAAGTTATTTTACAATCAGTTTTAGGTTTCTCATCTTCCGGTATGTAACTCCTTTCATTcatttgtatttaactaggcaagtcagttatgaacaaattcctatttacaatgaccgcctacACTGGGCAAacataacccggacgacgctgggccaattgtgcgtcgccctacgggactcccaatcacagccggttttGACACAGcctcgaaccagggtctgtagtggcacctctagcactgagatgcagtgccttagaccgctgcgccactcgggagccccaagaTTAAACCTGGAGGTTTGTACCATATTTTAAAAGGGATGTTCACATGCCTGTCTGACAGAACCTTCGGGAGGAATTATGGGTTGGGGCGGAGAGATATACTCCTCCCACCGGGGTCCATCCGGTAGCATTCAGAACTTACTGAAAGAGAATGGAGCTCACCCACCCTCTTCATGGAAGTAATCACTACCAAAAATCACCTTCATAGAGATGTGTTTCAGGGAGGCAGACTCCAACGGTTCGAAAGGTGGCATTGCCAAAACTGCCAAGACCACATCCAGATCCCAGCTCCCCATTGATCGGGTCCTAGCTGGACGCAGGCGACGAACCCCCTTCATAAACCTGGAGACCAAGGGATGGCGCCCCACTGGCCTGTCCATCCACCCCACACGGCAGGCAGATATAGCGGTCAAATACCCTCTCAGTGTAGAGGCTGCCAAGCCCTCATCCAAGCGAGACTGCAGGTATTGGAGGACACACTGCACCCCGCATGACTCGGGCACAACCTCATTACTAGTGCACCAAGAGCAGAACAACCGCCAGCACAACTGGTATGCAGCGGTTGGATCAGGGGAAAAGGGGGAAATGCTTAAAGCTCCAGCCCTGGCCAATCGTGAGCCAGAGCAACCAAGACCGACATGGAGTACCACATGGGGCAGTGTGCATTGTCCAGGGAGGCAACAGGTCCAGCTGCACACTCCCGAATTTGTCCCACATGTGCTGCACCAACTGGGATGTAGGCTCCAGTCCCAAGGTGGTGGGCCCTCCCTCAAGAGCATATCCGCTACCACATTCAGGATGCCACATTTGTATGCTGCACATAGAGACGGTAGATGTCCCTGAGCCCAGAGAAGGAGATCCCGTGTCATAAGATGGAGGCGGTGTGACCTCAGTCCACCCTGATGGTTGATGTAAGCCACTACTGTGGTGTTGTCCGTTCTTACCAGGACATGTCTTCCCTTCAGATGTGGAAGTACAGCCGAGTACAGCTCGGCGCTCTAGTGTATTGATGTGCCTGCCGCTCCAAGGGGGTAGCCAACAGCCGCTGGCCGACCTGCCCTTGGTCACACCCCCCCAGCCGATCTGAGAGACGTCTGTGCTGACCAGCTCCCGGCGGCACATCCTCAGCATCTCCACCCCACCTGAGAGAAAGGAGCATCAGTGCCACCTCAACAATGCCCTGAGGCACTGTGCGGTCACCCGCAGCTGGCGGTGACGGTGGCGCTTCGGGTGCAGCCGGTGGAAATTGAACCACCGTTGAAGAGGCCGGAGATGGACCAGGCCCAGGGGAATCAGCAACGAGGCTGATGTCAGCAAGCCCAACAGGCGTTGGCAAGTCGCCAACGCCTGACGAAAGTGATCGAGGCAAGATAAGATCGCATGAACCCTTCTGGTGGGCAGGTGTATTCTCATGAGGACTGAGTCCAGTTGCATGCCAATGAAGGCCACCCTCTGGGTGGATGTCAGACGACTCTTCTTGTCATTTACAGTAATGCCCAGCCCGCCGATGTGGGTCAGGAGcatgtctctgtctgacaggACCTGGGTCCTGGTCGGGGCACAAATAAGCCAATCGTCCAGGTAATTTAGGATCAACAATGCTCGGGACGTCAGAGGTGCCAGGACAGCGTCCATGCACTTTGTGAAAATGCGGGGTGCCAAGGAGAGGCCgatggcacgacaaaacctattccccctcaggatactgaaaagatttggcatgggtcctcagatcctcaaaaggttctacagctgccccatcgagcgcatcctgactggttgcatcactgcctggtatggcaactgctcggcctccgaccgcaagccactacagagggtagtgcgtacggcccagtacatcactggtgccacacttcctgccatccaggacctctgtaccaggtggtgtcagaggaaggccctaaaaattgtcaaagactccagccaccctagtcatagacggttctctctgctaccgcatggcaagcggtaccggagcgccaagtctaggtccaagaggcttctaaacagcttctacccccaagccataagattcctgaacatctagtcaaatggctacccagactatttgcagtgccccccctttttacaccactactactctctgttgttgtcatctatgcatagtcactttaatacctctacctacatgtacatattacctcaactaaccgatgcccccgcacattgattctgtaccggtacacccctgtatatagtctcgctattgttattttactgctgctctttaattacttttatttcgtattatttttttctttttacaccgcattgttggttaggggctcgtaagtaagcatttcactgtaaggtcaacacctgttgtattcgccgcatgtgactaataacatttgatttgatttaacccaCAATCGCCTACAGATTTGATACACATGAAGGCCAATATTTACTCTGGATTTGACAAATTATGATTTTTATTATCATCTGCTTTTTATGAATAAACAGGCATCGGGGTAAAACAAAAGGTATATAGTTTTgatgccccaccaccacacatTAATGTTACTTACCTTGGATCACAAAGCCAACTaatttccactccattcataagcaaatacatttgattctgacatttacattttagtcatttagcagacgctcttttccagagcagttagggttaagtgccttgctcaagcacTTATCTGGTTGTCTTATCTGGTTGTCTTATCTGGTTGTCTTATCTGGTTGTCTTATCTGGTTGGCTTATCTGGTTGTCTTATCTGGTTGGCTTATCTGGTTGGCTTATCTGGTTGTCTTATCTGGTTGTCTTATCTGGTTGTCTTATCTGGTTGTCTTATCTGGTTGTCTTATCTGGTTGGCTTATCTGGTTGTCTTATCTGGTTGGCTTATCTGGTTGTCTTATCTGGTTGGCTTATCTGGTTGTCTTATCTGGTTGGCTTATCTGGTTGGCTTATCTGGTTGGCTTATCTGGTTGGCATGTTTTCATTTTAAGCTGGCCTTCTATTatctacactgaaataatatTTTTTCAGTAGACCTCTattatgatttaaaaaatgttataGCTCATTAGTACACCCTTGTGATTGAATATATCTATTCTAGGTTACAACAATGAATAATGTTGAACTAACAAATACAATCAAGGGATACCTTACAATTTACATTAACGAAtatttatggacctgactgtatatatatttttgggtttGTGTTTTAGCTCACATGATATAATTAAAAAGTATGCATTaatgtgtctgtaatataataaatgcggcaaaaatgaatgtagacattaataaatgcatttccgTAGCTTCCTAATTACTTTTTACAATGGTGGAGGAGTCCCAATATGGAGGCTCGGTGTCTTCAATACAGCGACAGATCAGACGGGCTGTGGCCTGAGAACAAACACACAggcccacagacagacacatttgttttactatccttgtggagaACAAACAATTGATTTCCATTCCAAATCCAATTTTCCAAACCCTAacacttaacctaaccctaaccttaaccccaaacccctaaacctaactcctaaccctacacctaaccctaattctaaccttaactgtTACCCTAACCATAGACTAACCCCTAAGCATTTTAATAGCCCTTTTCcttgtgtgtgtagcagtgtgatgttgttcccctagattatgcaccaaattgcacacaaggaccaattcaaataggccaggtcaagaggggatgttaaaAATTTAACACACTCTGTCATCCCAAGACTTAAGCGACGCTGCAACTTTAGGAAATATATTCTGCTGAATATACATATTTGTGCAGTTGCTATTTCTTCATAAAGTGTGTAAAAAGAGCACAGGTAAGAAACATTTCTCTTATAGGTCTCTAGAAAGGTGAAAAAGTATTGTTTAGAAATATATTATGTAACATATTTGAGTGTCTAGAAATTCAAGAGATAAAGTTGATAGCATACTGGTAAGAACTGATTATGAACTGTTGAATATTCAAATAacttagtttaaaaaaaaattaatataAAACATGATGCATGCTTGGAACATAGGAATTTAAAGTGACTGTGTGACGTCATGGGATGACATTTGGCTGAATTCCTTTGTCAATGTAAACAAACCATATTGAAATAAAGACTAGTCTAGCCTACAGTGGAGTAAGTAGGTCTTTATGTAGTCCTGAAAGGCGTCTgcttaataaaatgtattattattattaagtgtACAGTATAACATTATGTTTTGGACACTATGTTTTGACCTGTATTTTTTTACAACCCGTCTTTGAGATTTAGGAGCAAAGCTTTCTATTTAATTGACACTGGCAGCTTTGAGATATTTTTCAATGTAAGATGAAGGTCATTGAGGCTGGTATGTTTTGTATTCTGAGGGTTGGTCACAGTTATTatagaggtaaacacacacacacaccacacacacacacacacacacacacacacacacacacacacacacacacacacacacacacacacacaccacaccacaccacacacacacacacacacaccacaccacacacacacacacacacacacacacacacacacacacacacacacacacacagtatccccATCATAGAAACATGTTCACAGAGAAGGGAACTGGAAGAACAGGTGTAGCTGTATAGGTGTCATGTAGTCTGCCTGCAGACTTTAATCGTTCAGATGGCATGTCAAGGAACAAAAGATGGAATGTAAAGCAAAGCATTTCAGATACTCACGCTAACCTGTTCTCAAGGTTACCTGTACTTCATAGGCATACAGCTGTACACTACCTTACGGCTTTACCGttcttcccccatctctcctcttctcccataAGAAAAATGTTTCCTATATTTTggatcctcctccttctccctctggtcTCCGCCCAGACATACCATTGGGGTCCATGCCCCACCCCCAGTGTCCAGACCAACTTCAGCCTGcagcaggtaaacacacacacacacacatacacagagattTTTTGTGATTTAAAGCGTACATTTTTAACAACCCCTCTCCTACCCTTATTAGTACCTGGGCACGTGGTATGAGATAGCGAAACTTCCAGCATCCTTTGAGAGAGGGAAATGCATCCAGGCCGATTACTCTCTGAGGGGAGACGGCACCATCAGAGTCCTCAACTCCCAGTTCTAGTCagtatttatttctgtgtgtgagtgtttaaGTGTGTCTGAACTATGTCAAACTTTACCTCATACATAGACATTTAGAAGTCGACTGTCCTCCCTGAACTGAAAGCTAGTACGGTTTTCTCATAGACATGTTTTTTCTAAAAGTGGTGACAGTGTATATCTCTGCCTCCAGTAAAGGTAAGGTGCGGACTGTGGAGGGGACAGCAGTGGTCCAGGACCCAAAAAAACCAGCCAAACTGGGAGTCAGCTTCTCCTACTGTGagtctctactgtctataactctttaccatgactatatcaagtctctactgtctataactataTTATCATGACTATATCAagtctctactgtctataactatattaccatgactatatcaagtCTTTACTGTCTATAACTATATTATCATGACTATATCAAGTCTCTACTGTCTATAAGTCtattaccatgactatatcaagtctctactgtctataactatattaccatgactatatcaagtCTTTACTGTCTATAACTCtattaccatgactatatcaagtCTTTACTGTCTATAACTATATTACAATGACTATATCAAGTCTTTACTGTCTATAACTATATTATCATGACTATATCAAGTCTCTACTGTCTATAAGTCtattaccatgactatatcaagtctctactgtctataactctttaccatgactatatcaagtctctactgtctataactctttaccatgactatatcaagtCTTTACTGTCTATAACTCtttaccatgactatatcaagtctctactgtctataactataTTATCATGACTATATCAagtctctactgtctataactttattaccatgactatatcaagtCTCCACTGTATATAACTTtattaccatgactatatcaagtctttactgtctataactatattaccatgactatatcaagtCTCTACTGTCTATACCTCtattaccatgactatatcaagtCTTTACTGTCTATAACTCtttaccatgactatatcaagtCTTTACTGTCTATAACTCtattaccatgactatatcaagtCTTTACTGTCTATAACTCtttaccatgactatatcaagtctctactgtctataactatattaccatgactatatcaagtCTCTACTGTCTATACCTCtattaccatgactatatcaagtCTTTACTGTCTATAACTCtttaccatgactatatcaagtCTTTACTGTCTATAACTCtattaccatgactatatcaagtCTTTACTGTCTATAACGCtttaccatgactatatcaagtctctactgtctataactatattaccatgactatatcaagtCTCTACTGTCTATACCTCtattaccatgactatatcaagtCTTTACTGTCTATAACTCtttaccatgactatatcaagtctctactgtctataactataTTATCATGACTATATCAagtctctactgtctataactatattaccat containing:
- the LOC139531614 gene encoding apolipoprotein D-like, with amino-acid sequence MFPIFWILLLLPLVSAQTYHWGPCPTPSVQTNFSLQQYLGTWYEIAKLPASFERGKCIQADYSLRGDGTIRVLNSQFYKGKVRTVEGTAVVQDPKKPAKLGVSFSYFTPYSPYWVLSTDYVSGAVVYSCTDVLRIFHVDYAWILGRSRFLPAEEVEYARQLLAKENIDTFKMSVTDQTGCD
- the LOC139531616 gene encoding otospiralin-like gives rise to the protein MKLLVQLRILFLCLIACKLTDARAFTPKGVPYDEPPAVLYWPYTTSDFWHYVEYFWSIGAYKHINEMARAFYAHQHLGDTLGYETNEGHEH